GCCGCAGGCACATTTTTTTCCTTCAATGTGTCTAAAATATCTGCCGTATAGCCATTTTCATAGCCATTATCGAATGTTAAATAAAGTTCTTTCTTTGACGTGTCGCCAATATACAAGCCCCCATATTTATCGATGAGCTCCTGGTAATGTGGTTCAGTAGTGGGTGGTTCGTGATTTTTAGCCGGCTTAAAATTCCACTTATATTCTTCGTTACTTAACGCCGCCTGAGCGCTCATCTCTGTTACCATTATCGTCATCATCATTACTACCGCACACATCATCATGACACGCTTCATATGTAATCCCCGCTTTCGTATTAGTGCAATTATCATTCATTATGTGAAAAAATCATGATATTCATTCACTCCCACTTCGTTTTAAAGTGAGCTTAACGCTGAATATAGTGGGAGATGCGGAAATTAATGAGGTTTATGCTGAAAATTAAGGCGGCATTGCTGAACTTTTAAGTGGGGTTGCTGACTTTCGCGGGCGGATTACTGAAAATCCAGCGGCCGTTGCTGAACTTTAAAAAAAGACTCGCCATAAGGCGAGCTTTCAATAAGCAATCGTGGAGCTATGTAGAAGATTGCCTTCTATATCTAAATGTTCTGTTCGGTTTGTATAATGAATTGCCGCTTTCCCTGTTTGAGAGAGAGAAACTTTTGTAATGCCAGTGTTCCCTATCATAAATGGCCGATTCATCTTATACCAGTCTGCGCCAGCAATCATGTAAGTAAGAAAAATACCAATAAAGCCGCCGTGACTCACTGCTGCTATACTCCCATCAGGATGAGTCTGAGTCATTTTTTCAACCAAATGTGCGCAACGTTCCGTAAGATTTTCCACTGGTTCAGTTCCCTGAATCCCTGATGTCAGTAACGCTTCTGCTTTCAACTGAGGATAATCTATTGCCATTTCTTCACGTGTTTTCCCTTCTAGCGGTCCTAGTCCAACTTCACGTAATCTAGGCCACGACTGGACTTTTAAGTCTTGGTGTGCAGCAATATGCTCAGCGGTTACCATAGCTCTTCCTAAGTCACTGGCATAAATAGCGTCTAATTCAACATTAGCGAGCCATTTGCCAGCAAGCTCTGCTTGCCGTATGCCTAAGTCAGATAACGGAAAGTCAGCATGTCCTTGAATAATCCCTTTGGAATTCGCTTCTGACTGACCATGCCTGATAAAATAAATCGTTGTCATGCTTCTTCCTCCAATATACGTTAAATAATTGTTTATTTTACACTACTTTCTAACGTTAACGCTATATCACTTTTAGCACCTATTTGAGTTGATTTCATAATGATGTTTTTAAAGCAATAACACGAATAATAGCAATAAATTTCATTTAATATGTGGATGATAAAGCACATATTAAATCAGTAGGGCTTTCGTTCTTCTCCTACTGATTGGTCGTTGAGTCAATCAGGTCATTAGCGTCCGTTCACCCACCTAAATAGATTTATCTCTGCTTTCTATTTTAGTGCGGAGTTTTATGGACGGTTATCTGTGATAGAAATTATTGAAACGTAAGACGGCGACTCCCTGAGGATTAAGCGCAGTCTGAAGATCCACTTTTGCTAGGGTTTCCCGAGCAAAAGTTAGCTGAAGACAAGCCCTCGGGAAAGCGTCCGTCTGAAGTGAAAGTCACAGTCGTTATTCGAATTTTGACATCTTATTTTGAATTATGAAATTCATTCATTTAGCTAGAAATCTAGATTTTCATGAAAAAAATAGGTCAGGTGTCAGGACTCTATCTTCAATACTGATTTTACCTGGTTTCAGGCAATAGAAACCATTCACTAAGAAGTGAAATAAAAAGGACCTTCAATCAGGGGACATTTCTGGTAGTTGAGTTAATCAGCTCATTAGCGTCCGTTATCTCTCGCATAATAGATTTTCTCCACTCATGAGTTTTACAGTCGATTATCGATAAGAAAAGCTCCCAAACTAGGAGCTTCTTTAAATCTATCTCTATTAATCTGCTTGCTGACGATATTGTTTACATTGATTTTCAAGGTCATCAAGCATCTCTATTAGTCGGTCAATATCTTCTACCCCTGTTTTTTCTGGGTCTAGGGAGTCAAGTAACTCAACTAAATTTTCCATTCTCTCATGTAATACTTCAAGTTTCAGTTGTTTCCCCTGTTCTAAATCTGGCATCATCGTACTCCTTCCATGCTTGTCCAAACGTCTTTTCAGATCATATTGTAACAAAAACACCGGTATGTTCAAACCTTTAATTGTCTTTTTCATAGTTTATCCATTTCTTTTCAGTTGTATATCATGTAACATAAGAAATCGATAATGACTTATTCATGACTATTTTTCCATCATCAATCATGCCAAGCGGCGCCGCACCGTTTTTAAAGGAGTGATAGAGCATGCAAACAGAGCAACAGGCATTAAGTCCCACAAATGACCCTTGGGAAGCTTACGTGGATATAAAAGAATACGGAAAGCCACAACTTACAAATGTAGAGTTTACCACAACTAACCTGTGTAATATGAGATGCGAACATTGTGCTGTTGGTTATTCGTTACTAACGAAAGACCCGGAAGCACTTCCTTTACAGCTTTTCATTGACAAACTAGATGAGATTCCACATCTTCGGGCTTTTAGCATCACAGGTGGAGAGCCGATGATGTCGATGAAGTCTGTGAAAGAGTACGTCGTGCCCCTCCTTAAATATGCCCATGATAGAGGTGCCCGAACACAAATTAATTCGAATTTAACTATGCCATTAGAAAGATATGACTTAATTACACCTTATTTAGATGTTCTTCATATCTCGCATAATTATGGAAGTGTGGATGATTTCGTTGATATTGGGTTTGCTGTAATGGATCGAAAGCCAATGTTGAAGCAGCGTGAAGCTTACTTCGAGCGTATGGTAGAGAACAGCCAAGCGCTATCAAAGCAAGGCGTCTTCATCTCTGCGGAAACGATGTTAAATCGCCGCACGTTACCTCATCTTGAAAAGATTCATGATCAAATCGTTGCTATGGGGTGTAGTCGACATGAGGTGCACCCTATGTATCCCAGTAACTTTGCCAGTGATTTAACGATTGCTAGCCTCGAAGACATTCGTCAAGGGATTCACCGTTTACTCGATCATCGTAACAAGCAGATGTGGATGCTGTTCGGCACTCTGCCCTTTTATGCTTGCAGTCACAACGACGAGGACCTTTCCCTATTAAACCGTCTTTATAGCACAGAAAATGTCACTGTCAGAAATGATCCCGATGGGCGTTCCCGATTAAATGTCAGTATATTTGACGGAAGCATTCACGTCACTGATTTCGCTTCTGAGGGAGCTCTCGGTAGTATCCATCACCAATCACTTCCCGAAGCGTTTGAAAAGTGGCAGCGCACAGAGACTGCCAAAAGTCTTAGCTGTCACTGTCCAGCCGTTGAATGTCTCGGGCCAAATTTATTAGTTAAAAATGCGTACTATTCTAACGTGGACTTCCACGAACAAAAGGCTCAAATTTCCTTATTACGCTAATCAAATTCATTAAATGAGCATCTACAAAACCTTTGGTGCACAAGCTCCAAAGGTTTTGTAATTTATCCTTCTGTTTACTCACTTTCCCCACACTTCGTATCTTAATAAAAGCGTTTAATCGTGTAAAAGTTATCCCGATGTACCGTCTCTTCAATCGCTACAATCTCAATACTTTTCCCTGAACTAGGTGCATGAAGCATGCGATCCTCACCGTAATATATACCCACATGATACACTGGTCCTCTTCCTTTATCTTTCGCAAAGAAGATAAGATCACCAGGCTGACAATCAGTTTGTGCTATTGAAACACCTTGCTGCGCTTGTTCTGACGCATCTCGTGGAATAACAATGCCCCACGCTTTATGTAGCGTATATGTAAAGCCGGAGCAATCAAAACCAAATCCACTTATGCCACCCCACAAATAGGGTAAATCAAGAAACATTTCACCACTTTTGACTAAATCCGTTCCATTTGGTCGCGGAATGCTAGCCAAGTCAGAATAAATCACCGCATCTTGTTTATTAATGACACGTAACCCATGTGGAGTCAAAACTCGCAGCTCCTTTTCCTTATCGGGAGAATCTATTAACGGAAATGTCGTCTGATAGCTTACTTCAAGCGTTCGTTGGCCATCGTCTGTGTAAACAAAAGCTGTCGGCTGTTTAATGACAGCAAACTTTCTATCTCTATGATAGGCTTTTAGCTGCGATTCTGCTATAACATGTGTTGCTGGCAACCATCCCGGGTACCCCGCTTCGTGTTTTGAAGATGGTTGTTCCGTCACAGCTACCTTGAGCCAGTCAGTTTGCTTGTCTAACACAACCACCTTTTCCCCATATAATACTTGGGTTTGAATGAGGTCATCATCACTCAATTGTCGTCTTTCTGTTTGTGACAACTCTTTTAACCAGCCCCGGATATTAACTGGCGATGTCAGTACTTTTTGGTCACACGCCCGAGGTGTTTGAGGTGACGTCCAAAGAGTGGCTACTGACACGCCTACTCGGTACTGTTCTTCCATTAATAAGTCAGCTCCCTCCAGTCTTTTAGCTGTTAATTCTATTAGTTAGTGATTCAGACAGACCATTATGACAGGCATTAATAAACGTAGAAAACAATTTACGTGACGGAATATCACCGGCGGATGTCATAGACTCTGGATGCCATTGTACCGCTAGAACAAATGAATGCTTGCTGCTTTCAAACGCTTCAATGATACCATCGTCAGATAATGCACTAATGTGAAAGCCTTCTGCTAGTCGTCGGACAGCCTGGTGATGGAAACTATTAACGCGATACTTGGACTTGCCTGTAATTTTTTTAAGAAGGCTTTCCTCAGTCACATGGATAGTGTGAAAGGGAAAAGACCTCGGAGCTCGTTGCGTATGTTGGAGAAGGGGTTTCGTTATTTGACTGTAAATGTCTTGATACATATCCCCGCCCGCTGCAATGTTCAAAATTTGACACCCACGGCACAGAGCTAAAATGGGGAGATTACGTGCCATCGCCTCTTTTAATAATGCCACTTCAAATTGATCTCGTTGAGGATGGAGGCATCCTAAATGTGGAAGAGGTTCTTCATTAAATAAACTTGGATCAATGTCCCCACCTCCTGTTACAAGTACGCCATCGAGTTTTTCGATTGTAGCATTAATGGCATCATCAGTCGTAGGCACATTCGGTAAGACGACAGGGACACCACCTGCTTGAGTAATGGCATTAATGTTGTCGTAAGACGTCTGCAGCGTCTTTTCGTCACTGTAAGACGATGTGATTCCGATGAATGGTTTCATAACACCTATCCCCCCTCACTTAAACGTATTAGCTCGGTCAGTTTCCCCATTATGGCAAGCTTAAAAAATGGCTAGGCTAACCTCTCGTTGACCTCCTTCTCGAACATCCGGCCATCATGTAAAAGATCGCGTGGATCATTGTTACAAGAGATGACGTTAATTCACCTAATCATGTGTAAATGGATTTTTTATAACCACTGTTTTATCATATGTATTAACCTCACAGAACGCGCCGAGAGGCATAGGATCATTCGGCTCACAGTGACCAACGTTAAAGCCTGACAGTACAGGTTTCCCCGCTGGCACTATATACTGAATGAACAACTCATTAAGTGTAAAAGAAGGACGCCCATTTTTTGCAACACAGGCATTGAAGTGACCTACTATAACGGCTGACACCTTCGAAAATTTTCCTGCTAATTTTAACTGATTTAATAAGCGATCAATCACGTACGGTTCTTCGTCAATTTCTTCAATAAAAAGAATAGCCCCATCTGTGTCAACTTCATATTGCGTGCCTAATGAACTAACAAGCAAAGACAAATTGCCACCAATAAGCTTTCCATGAGCTGTACCATGAAAAAGAATATCTTCTGCACGGTAAGTTAGCGCTGAAGGTGCCCGAAGCCAAGCAAGCAGCTCTTTCAGTTCGTCTTGTCTCGTCTCAGTTCCTAAATCAGAGCTTAGCATCGGACCGTGAAACGTTGTTAATCCGGTTAATTGTTGAATGGCCACATGTAAGAAAGTGATATCACTGTAGCCCCAAAAGATTTTAGGGTGCTTTTTGATAAGCCTATAATTTAAAAGGGAGGCTATTCTTGGTGACCCATATCCGCCACAGGCACAAAATATGGCGTCGATATCACGACGTTGAAACATCGTGTTAATATCGTCTGCCCGTTCCTCATCTGTCCCGGCTAAATAACCATGTTTTCGAAAAATCGCGTCACCATAAACTACTCGGTAGCCATTTGATGTTAAATAGGCCACGGCTTTCGCCAAGTTCTGCTCATCAGGTTGGCCGGCTGGTGCAACGACGCCGATGACTGAGCCACGTTTCAGTCTTTTTAATTGTAAAAGAGAAGCCATCATATGCCACCTTCTTTTCATGCCCTTTATAGTCAGTAAACGTGATAAAACGAACCTTCAATAAGTGGAGGGTTTCGTTCTTCTCCCACTGAGTAGGCGTTGAGTGAATCAGTACATTAGCGTCTGTTATCACCCATCTAAATAAATTATCTAGTTTGAGCAGGGAATTTTTATGAACAAACCATTCATGAACAGCAAGGGCTTTCATGCATTGAAAGTACTATATGAACCGTCTAATGAACTATCAAATGCGGGATTTCATTCATTTCTAAAACTCATCTTTCCCGTGTCCTTACCACATTATATTCGTGTAAAAAGCAGGCATGCTTACGATATAAAGCGAACCTTCAATCAGAATATTAGCGTCCGTTATTTCCCGACTAAATTAATATGGCTCTCCTCTCTATTTTGAGGCGGGAGTTTTACAGACAGTTATCTGTAATAAATAGCTCCTAGTGAGTCTCTATCAAGACTGTCCAACTTTCTTAGGCAGTGGCTTTGGCATGAATTATGACGGAAGCTTTCCGCCCATCACAAAAAGCAACCGTCCATCTTCACGTCCCTTCAAAGAAACGCGTAAGAATGACTGTTGCTTATATTAACTATCACCAGCTCATTTTTCATGTACGTCAGACTAACGCGGCTGCTTTGTGGATTCTAATTTCAAGTTGAGGTAATCTTGGATAGGTATCCATGCCCCAACACCTTGCCTTGTGACGTTTTTAATCTCTAAGGCTGCGTTGCCTCGTTTCACTTTGAGATACACTTCACCATACGTTATCTTCCCTTTTTCGTTGACAGCTGGGGCATAAGCAGTCAAGTATCCCATTGTTTTCGGGGCCACGTCGTAGACGCGATCAGTTTGAGTCCCAAAGCCAACAGTCGTTGAAAAACTTAAAGGAAGTTTTGTTCTTTCAGCAGCTTCTTTCAGCATCATTTTCTTGACCATTTCAGCATCACTCATGTCAGCGGTAAGTCCTCCTTTAACCCGCTTTTGTTGCTGTTGGTTAAATTGAATTTTCTTTTTATCAGAACCGCCTCTGTTATCAACCATATTTGTATTAATTTTTTCAAAATCCCAGTTCACCATCGTATCTTCCGATTCATATGACAGCGGCCATTCCCCAAGGTAAATGGATATGTTCGTTCCGATCCCTATCTTTGAGCTCTTAATGGTGGATTCATTCATCATTTTGATTAAATCAGGATTGTCAATTTTTACATCTGTCGAATTTAACAATTGGGAAGTGAGTTTACTTGGTTGCAGTCTTGGGACATCCTGTGTCGGATTGGGATACGTATTTTCTTTTGTAATATCAATAACAGATTCCGGTATTTGATCAGACTTCGATTTCTTCGTTTGTTGCCCACTTTCTGCATAAGCTATGAAAGGGGAGAGAGTAGTAACTATAAATAAACAAACGAGTAGGCCCGTTATAGCCGTCATTGTTCGTTTCACAAATATGCGTCCTCCTTTTGTTGAAAAGTTCTTAATAGGTAGTTTTGCTTAAAACAAAAAAAATATCCCCGTTCTTACAACGGGGATCGTCGACTATTGATTGAATTGAACATTTTTTTCACTCATTAAATGGTATTGATGAAGTCTGATTTCAAATATTTTTAGCGGGTCATAAAAGGATGCTGGATGATCTTTCATTAACGTCAGATTGTCTTGGGCTTTCTTAACTTGAGCACCTGCATCCACTTTATGTTCTTCTAAGTCACTAGACGCCGCTTCAACACATAAGCTAATGTCTGCCTTCAGGTTCTTTTCAAATAAATCAAACTCAAAGAAAACATGTTTAATGATTGACGTTGCCGCATCTTCAAAGTTGTCGTTTTCAATATATTTTTGATATTGATTATAAAGCATGTGATTGTTTTGCTGAAAATTACCTAGCAATTTTCCAGCACTCTTAAGAAGAAATTGCGTTGGTTTTAATCGATTCATAATATTAATTTCTTGTAAGTCCACTCGATTTACCATGCGATTTAAATCACGCTTCCAATCAGTCACGACTTGGAAATCTGTTTGCAAGGAAACATTCGTTTCACCGTACATATTATTTAATGTTGTGGAGGCATGATCTAAATAAGCTTGTAAGTCATTCATACTATCCTTCGCATCAACTAGCCAGTCATTAAATGCCGTCTGCATATCTGGTATAAGTTGTTCTGTTAAATATGTTTGGATTTTATGATTCATTTTGTCATTTAGTTCATTATGCAAATTTTTAAAGTCTGCCTCTTCATCAATTTCATTCGCTGTCTCTTTAAGAAAAACTGGAACGTCTTCCCAAACCTTGCTTTTCATTTCTTCTTTAATGTCGTGATAAGCTTCAGCTAATTCCTCGTATTTCTCTGTTTCTCTCTCTGTCACACCTGTTTGATACGCCTCTATTTGCTCAATAAGCTTCTCGTTAAACTTAATCGTTTGTTTATAAGTGTTTTCTTTCGTTTCACGACGATCGAGTAGATGACTTAATAGCGACTGCAAGACACTTAAATACGTTGTCGTGTTGCTACTGACTTCCCCATTTTTTCCTGTCTCCTTAATGGCGTCAACCAGTTGGCGCGTATCTTTGGTTGAAAATACAGGAAGAATGTGGGCATTTGTAAACAATTCATTTATGCGTGAGGTCACATCATTTAAATGGCGGTCTGGTGTACTAGAGATAACGAAATGAATGACGTCATCCCGATGCTTTTCTGCAAATGCAAGTAGGCGTTCATATTCCTTTTCCATTCTTTCGACAGTGGCATCAATCAGATAAAATACGTCATCTGCAGTTGCAACAAAATCAAAGTCAGGTCCTGCACTTGCCGTTGGATCAGCTGAATATTTAGCAACGATAATGGACGTATCCTCCTCCGTAAATAAAGAAGATGGCCAGGTTAATTCAATTAAATCATTTGCTGTTAATTCGTTCATATCTTCCACTTGGGTAAGACCGTCCATATTAACAGCGTTTAAGGCTGGCTTCTCTCCATGTTTGACATACACAGTAGCTGTCTCACCTTTAAATAATTCCTCACCTAACAGGTGATTAAGCATCGTTGTATTATGAGATTGGGAACCACCAGTAATAAGAATATTTCTACCTTGAGAGGCCCATAATTGTGATACAAGCCATTTAATTTTCGGCTCCACTACCACATCGTTATCATCAGCCCATTGTAAAATCGTTTCAAGCAGGGCAGTCATGTTCTCCATACTTATTGTCTGTGTGGCATTATCCGAAAAAGTGCTTTCCGCTGTCGCTGCCGTTTCTTGTGAAAGTGTTCCTGATACGCTCTCATCCCAAGCAAGAATCGCAGCAGCAGGATAAACAGAGTCGCTCCCTTTCGTCAGCTTGATCCAGCCATTAAGCATCTCCGGAAGTAATGGCTTAAGCTCATTCAATAAATAACTGCCGCTCATAAATTCTAAGTAGTTTTTATAATATAAGCGGTTAAGCGAATGCCAATGGACGTCTTTTGAGAACGTCAGTTTAGTCGTAACAGCATTCAATGTTTTCACCCATGCTATGTTTGCAGGTGTTGGGTAATAGCTTTCCCATAATGCGGACGCCAGTTTAGATAACGCTCTCTGTTCTGTTTGTGCCACGGTTAAAAGTACATTCTCAAAATATTCCGGAGCAAACGATGTTGTATAACCTCTTTCAGCATAATCTGTTAAAATAGAAAACCATTTAGGTGATGCGGTTCTCACAGACTCCCGAACGGCTAATTCTACTGCTTTATACCAGTCTTGTTCATCTTCGTAAAATGATCGGGCAATATCAGTTACATTCGGATAATTTGGGTCAATAGCCAGGGCCTTTTTAATGTATTGATGTACTTTATCCTTATTGTTTTTATCTGCATACACCTGCAAGAGTTGTAGTGATATTTCCACTGACAGCACCGGACTTTCCGATTGAATAGACGTATACGTACTCTCTGCTTCCCTGAGCCAGCCCATTTCATAATAAGCGTCACCAATATTTTTTCTTGCCCATGGTTGAAGCTCATTTTTCACGAGCTCCCACTTGTAAACAGCGGACTCCATATCCTTATGATGGTAATAGACTTCCCCTTGCGCAAATCTTACAGATGACAAATCGGCCGTTTCATCCATCTGTATATCATAGAACTGCTGTCCCAGTGATTTAACAGGGGACTGCTGATTTTCTTCATCAACGATTGTTTTAAAAAAAGTTTTATGAATCATATGTTCTTCTACCATATCTCGTCATCCCCTCATAAAATAAAGTCATGCCATTACACTTATAACGTCTTCTTTC
The DNA window shown above is from Salipaludibacillus agaradhaerens and carries:
- the yfkAB gene encoding radical SAM/CxCxxxxC motif protein YfkAB — encoded protein: MQTEQQALSPTNDPWEAYVDIKEYGKPQLTNVEFTTTNLCNMRCEHCAVGYSLLTKDPEALPLQLFIDKLDEIPHLRAFSITGGEPMMSMKSVKEYVVPLLKYAHDRGARTQINSNLTMPLERYDLITPYLDVLHISHNYGSVDDFVDIGFAVMDRKPMLKQREAYFERMVENSQALSKQGVFISAETMLNRRTLPHLEKIHDQIVAMGCSRHEVHPMYPSNFASDLTIASLEDIRQGIHRLLDHRNKQMWMLFGTLPFYACSHNDEDLSLLNRLYSTENVTVRNDPDGRSRLNVSIFDGSIHVTDFASEGALGSIHHQSLPEAFEKWQRTETAKSLSCHCPAVECLGPNLLVKNAYYSNVDFHEQKAQISLLR
- a CDS encoding C40 family peptidase; translation: MEEQYRVGVSVATLWTSPQTPRACDQKVLTSPVNIRGWLKELSQTERRQLSDDDLIQTQVLYGEKVVVLDKQTDWLKVAVTEQPSSKHEAGYPGWLPATHVIAESQLKAYHRDRKFAVIKQPTAFVYTDDGQRTLEVSYQTTFPLIDSPDKEKELRVLTPHGLRVINKQDAVIYSDLASIPRPNGTDLVKSGEMFLDLPYLWGGISGFGFDCSGFTYTLHKAWGIVIPRDASEQAQQGVSIAQTDCQPGDLIFFAKDKGRGPVYHVGIYYGEDRMLHAPSSGKSIEIVAIEETVHRDNFYTIKRFY
- a CDS encoding SE1561 family protein; translation: MKKTIKGLNIPVFLLQYDLKRRLDKHGRSTMMPDLEQGKQLKLEVLHERMENLVELLDSLDPEKTGVEDIDRLIEMLDDLENQCKQYRQQAD
- a CDS encoding tetratricopeptide repeat protein; the protein is MVEEHMIHKTFFKTIVDEENQQSPVKSLGQQFYDIQMDETADLSSVRFAQGEVYYHHKDMESAVYKWELVKNELQPWARKNIGDAYYEMGWLREAESTYTSIQSESPVLSVEISLQLLQVYADKNNKDKVHQYIKKALAIDPNYPNVTDIARSFYEDEQDWYKAVELAVRESVRTASPKWFSILTDYAERGYTTSFAPEYFENVLLTVAQTEQRALSKLASALWESYYPTPANIAWVKTLNAVTTKLTFSKDVHWHSLNRLYYKNYLEFMSGSYLLNELKPLLPEMLNGWIKLTKGSDSVYPAAAILAWDESVSGTLSQETAATAESTFSDNATQTISMENMTALLETILQWADDNDVVVEPKIKWLVSQLWASQGRNILITGGSQSHNTTMLNHLLGEELFKGETATVYVKHGEKPALNAVNMDGLTQVEDMNELTANDLIELTWPSSLFTEEDTSIIVAKYSADPTASAGPDFDFVATADDVFYLIDATVERMEKEYERLLAFAEKHRDDVIHFVISSTPDRHLNDVTSRINELFTNAHILPVFSTKDTRQLVDAIKETGKNGEVSSNTTTYLSVLQSLLSHLLDRRETKENTYKQTIKFNEKLIEQIEAYQTGVTERETEKYEELAEAYHDIKEEMKSKVWEDVPVFLKETANEIDEEADFKNLHNELNDKMNHKIQTYLTEQLIPDMQTAFNDWLVDAKDSMNDLQAYLDHASTTLNNMYGETNVSLQTDFQVVTDWKRDLNRMVNRVDLQEINIMNRLKPTQFLLKSAGKLLGNFQQNNHMLYNQYQKYIENDNFEDAATSIIKHVFFEFDLFEKNLKADISLCVEAASSDLEEHKVDAGAQVKKAQDNLTLMKDHPASFYDPLKIFEIRLHQYHLMSEKNVQFNQ
- a CDS encoding histidine phosphatase family protein; the protein is MTTIYFIRHGQSEANSKGIIQGHADFPLSDLGIRQAELAGKWLANVELDAIYASDLGRAMVTAEHIAAHQDLKVQSWPRLREVGLGPLEGKTREEMAIDYPQLKAEALLTSGIQGTEPVENLTERCAHLVEKMTQTHPDGSIAAVSHGGFIGIFLTYMIAGADWYKMNRPFMIGNTGITKVSLSQTGKAAIHYTNRTEHLDIEGNLLHSSTIAY
- a CDS encoding YfkD famly protein; the encoded protein is MKRTMTAITGLLVCLFIVTTLSPFIAYAESGQQTKKSKSDQIPESVIDITKENTYPNPTQDVPRLQPSKLTSQLLNSTDVKIDNPDLIKMMNESTIKSSKIGIGTNISIYLGEWPLSYESEDTMVNWDFEKINTNMVDNRGGSDKKKIQFNQQQQKRVKGGLTADMSDAEMVKKMMLKEAAERTKLPLSFSTTVGFGTQTDRVYDVAPKTMGYLTAYAPAVNEKGKITYGEVYLKVKRGNAALEIKNVTRQGVGAWIPIQDYLNLKLESTKQPR
- a CDS encoding S66 peptidase family protein: MASLLQLKRLKRGSVIGVVAPAGQPDEQNLAKAVAYLTSNGYRVVYGDAIFRKHGYLAGTDEERADDINTMFQRRDIDAIFCACGGYGSPRIASLLNYRLIKKHPKIFWGYSDITFLHVAIQQLTGLTTFHGPMLSSDLGTETRQDELKELLAWLRAPSALTYRAEDILFHGTAHGKLIGGNLSLLVSSLGTQYEVDTDGAILFIEEIDEEPYVIDRLLNQLKLAGKFSKVSAVIVGHFNACVAKNGRPSFTLNELFIQYIVPAGKPVLSGFNVGHCEPNDPMPLGAFCEVNTYDKTVVIKNPFTHD
- a CDS encoding gamma-glutamyl-gamma-aminobutyrate hydrolase family protein, which translates into the protein MKPFIGITSSYSDEKTLQTSYDNINAITQAGGVPVVLPNVPTTDDAINATIEKLDGVLVTGGGDIDPSLFNEEPLPHLGCLHPQRDQFEVALLKEAMARNLPILALCRGCQILNIAAGGDMYQDIYSQITKPLLQHTQRAPRSFPFHTIHVTEESLLKKITGKSKYRVNSFHHQAVRRLAEGFHISALSDDGIIEAFESSKHSFVLAVQWHPESMTSAGDIPSRKLFSTFINACHNGLSESLTNRINS